The genomic DNA agtcaattttttaaataaatcacaactatgtatattaattgGCCGATTGAGGggatctttaaatttaatttccaagttaatatttctttctttctcccTGAAAGTGTCATCatagtttaatattaaactCTGTTGTGCTAATCGAGCTTTTTTAAACTTGAATCCTTCATCATGTGAATGATTACTGTCATCGGGCGGACAACTCTGCTCCACACAGTACCAGTTGTACTTCTCTGAGACTGGAGCATGATGAGAGGAATCAAAACGGAAAGTCAAATATTCTTTCAAGATTGTtagtaaatttgaataaaatttatgatcaAATTGGGTCATCTCTCTGAGCCACAGCATGATAGCCACCTGTCCAACGACCACTGAACCTAAATCTGACAAATTGTTTACTTCCAcatcaaaatttttacaaataaattgtttcaatAAGGGAGTTGCATGCactaaagtataattatatttttggaatattaAAATCTCATAATTACCAAAATTGAGTAACTTGATCAGAGGTAACTCTAGCAGAGCATCATAGCACATGTTTGTCAATGAGAATATCTTGAATGCAGGCAATCTTTCCAGTACACATTTGTCCCATTCTATATCATCACTGTATACAGTACCAAAGTATTCATTGCCACAAATTGTAAACTGCAGACTAGATAGATGTGCCTTTTTTAGCATACATACAGCTACATTTCCGTACATGAAATTTGAGGTTGAGCCAACAAAACTGACCTTTTCCAGCCCTTCGAAAGCTTGCTGATATTTGGACAACACATCCTTGTTGATCTTATATGTTGTACCAAATGTAAAGTTTATAGACAAGCTCTTCAATGTGGGTCTCATCTGAATGATATCAAAAAGGTCAAGCatcattatatttgtaaagcTTACATCTAATTCTATTAGATTCTTCGCTTTTCTTAAAGCAACTAACAAAGCTGATTTAGTTAAATCAGGAACACCAGATAGGTTCAAAATCTTTAGATTTCCAGATATGCTTCGGAAGAAGTCCGATTGAAAGGTCTTCACTGTTGCTAATGTGTTAAGAGAACACTGGCATTCTTTGATAACTCCGGGCATGCAAATAACATTTCGTAAATAAGAACATGAGTCGTGTAAGTTATATAAGGTCTTTGTGTCAAGTTTTTTGAGGATGATGGCCAAAACTTCTACTGGTAATGTCAATAACGACataatgtttgtaaatatttcaccaCTTTTCATGTCTGcaagataaagaaaataaacattataatagtaggtactttattcaGATGGACAGTTTTCCTAAGTAGATAAAGTTACATCTGTTAGTATGAAATAGGGAAAAGTGGAGAggactgacatgctgtacgaGCCCAAATAAAGTAGATGATGATCACTGATAGTAGGCACATCCTTAATTACACACTGGTTTTAGGTACTTACGCAGTCAGTTATAAATTAAGAGATTAACTGTTCTAAGATGGCCCACAGAAT from Plodia interpunctella isolate USDA-ARS_2022_Savannah chromosome 21, ilPloInte3.2, whole genome shotgun sequence includes the following:
- the LOC128679007 gene encoding uncharacterized protein LOC128679007 isoform X1 — protein: MKSGEIFTNIMSLLTLPVEVLAIILKKLDTKTLYNLHDSCSYLRNVICMPGVIKECQCSLNTLATVKTFQSDFFRSISGNLKILNLSGVPDLTKSALLVALRKAKNLIELDVSFTNIMMLDLFDIIQMRPTLKSLSINFTFGTTYKINKDVLSKYQQAFEGLEKVSFVGSTSNFMYGNVAVCMLKKAHLSSLQFTICGNEYFGTVYSDDIEWDKCVLERLPAFKIFSLTNMCYDALLELPLIKLLNFGNYEILIFQKYNYTLVHATPLLKQFICKNFDVEVNNLSDLGSVVVGQVAIMLWLREMTQFDHKFYSNLLTILKEYLTFRFDSSHHAPVSEKYNWYCVEQSCPPDDSNHSHDEGFKFKKARLAQQSLILNYDDTFREKERNINLEIKFKDPLNRPINIHSCDLFKKLTHLSLVGNVQYTSDFFKNLFEKCDTLVTLVIIKSKGNFHVPTLLNCLPKSKILKNLLINVNMLHYFPLFTYLSECKSIENIHLVTSNTHDNTLPNPSDLFIKCENLYSICIRCTMPHRAKMLKFYKKVRSKLGKNYLYLDIIPFTDEDRRSLYSPYFNVFNVYQLKPM
- the LOC128679007 gene encoding uncharacterized protein LOC128679007 isoform X3 → MKSGEIFTNIMSLLTLPVEVLAIILKKLDTKTLYNLHDSCSYLRNVICMPGVIKECQCSLNTLATVKTFQSDFFRSISGNLKILNLSGVPDLTKSALLVALRKAKNLIELDVSFTNIMMLDLFDIIQMRPTLKSLSINFTFGTTYKINKDVLSKYQQAFEGLEKVSFVGSTSNFMYGNVAVCMLKKAHLSSLQFTICGNEYFGTVYSDDIEWDKCVLERLPAFKIFSLTNMCYDALLELPLIKLLNFGRKKEILTWKLNLKIPSIGQLIYIVVIYLKN
- the LOC128679007 gene encoding uncharacterized protein LOC128679007 isoform X2, yielding MRPTLKSLSINFTFGTTYKINKDVLSKYQQAFEGLEKVSFVGSTSNFMYGNVAVCMLKKAHLSSLQFTICGNEYFGTVYSDDIEWDKCVLERLPAFKIFSLTNMCYDALLELPLIKLLNFGNYEILIFQKYNYTLVHATPLLKQFICKNFDVEVNNLSDLGSVVVGQVAIMLWLREMTQFDHKFYSNLLTILKEYLTFRFDSSHHAPVSEKYNWYCVEQSCPPDDSNHSHDEGFKFKKARLAQQSLILNYDDTFREKERNINLEIKFKDPLNRPINIHSCDLFKKLTHLSLVGNVQYTSDFFKNLFEKCDTLVTLVIIKSKGNFHVPTLLNCLPKSKILKNLLINVNMLHYFPLFTYLSECKSIENIHLVTSNTHDNTLPNPSDLFIKCENLYSICIRCTMPHRAKMLKFYKKVRSKLGKNYLYLDIIPFTDEDRRSLYSPYFNVFNVYQLKPM